The Lonchura striata isolate bLonStr1 chromosome 7, bLonStr1.mat, whole genome shotgun sequence genome window below encodes:
- the ZNF503 gene encoding zinc finger protein 503, with protein MITSPSLSAIRSSKRSSSLSEPGGSPRRSRSAADLAGPNGHAGNNGSSAAAKPCFHAVPPSDPLRQANRLPIKVLKMLTARTGHILHPEYLQPLPSTPVSPIELDAKKSPLALLAQTCSQIGKPDPSPSSKLSSVTSNGSGGDKDSKSGPLKLSDIGVEDKSSFKPYSKPGAEKKEPGAAGCAGAPAAGVAAGEKSGFRVPSATCQPFTPRTGSPNSSASACSPGLLPAEGKGGEDKKDSEGCGKSGSSGSEGGPGTTSISHSRISVSCAGINVEVNQHQESTPGSKPIASDSASSCSSTTATSSTSVLGSGLVAPVSPYKPGQTVFPLPPAGMSYPGTLAGAYAGYPPQFLPHGVALDPTKSSSLVGAQLAAASSLGCSKPAGSSPLAGASPPSVMTASLCRDPYCLSYHCASHLAGAAGASCAHDQALKSGYPLVYPTHPLHSVHSSLTGATPPSLAGHPLYPYGFMLPNDPQPHICNWVSANGPCDKRFATSEELLSHLRTHTAFPGTDKLLSSYPSSSSLASAAAAAMACHMHIPTTGAPGSPGTLALRSPHHALGLGSRYHPYSKSPLPTPGAPVPVPAATGPYYSPYALYGQRLTTASALGYQ; from the exons ATGATCACATCGCCCTCGCTTTCTGCTATAAGAAGTAGTAagcgcagcagcagcctcagcgAGCCCGGAGGCAGcccccgccgcagccgcagcgCCGCCGACCTCGCCGGGCCGAACGGGCACGCTGGGAATAacggcagcagcgccgccgccaAGCCCTGCTTCCACGCCGTCCCCCCCTCGGACCCGCTACGCCAAGCCAACCGCCTTCCCATCAAAGTCTTGAAAATGCTCACGGCGCGGACTGGACACATTTTACACCCTGAATACCTGCAGCCTTTACCCTCCACGCCCGTCAGCCCCATCGAG CTGGATGCAAAGAAGAGCCCTCTGGCCCTTTTGGCACAAACTTGCTCTCAGATTGGGAAGCCGGACCCGTCCCCTTCCTCCAAACTCTCTTCGGTCACCTCCAATGGCTCCGGAGGCGACAAGGACTCCAAGTCGGGCCCCTTAAAGCTGAGCGACATCGGCGTGGAGGACAAATCGAGCTTCAAGCCGTACTCCAAGCCGGGCGCGGAGAAGAAGGAgccgggggcggcgggctgcGCGGGCGCCCCCGCCGCGGGGGTCGCGGCCGGGGAGAAGTCGGGATTCCGGGTGCCGAGCGCCACCTGCCAGCCGTTCACCCCAAGGACAGGCAGCCCCAACTCCAGCGCCTCCGCCTGCTCGCCCGGGCTGCTGCCGGCCGAGGGCAAAGGCGGGGAGGACAAGAAGGACTCGGAGGGCTGCGGAAAGAGCGGCAGCTCCGGCTCGGAGGGAGGCCCGGGCACCACCAGCATCAGCCACAGCCGGATTAGCGTGAGCTGTGCCGGGATTAACGTGGAGGTCAACCAGCACCAGGAGAGCACGCCGGGCTCCAAGCCCATCGCATCGGACTCcgcctcctcctgcagcagcaccaccgCCACCTCCTCCACCTCCGTTCTGGGCTCCGGCCTCGTGGCCCCCGTCTCCCCTTACAAGCCGGGCCAGACGGTTTTCCCCCTGCCCCCGGCGGGCATGAGCTACCCGGGGACGCTGGCTGGAGCCTACGCCGGCTACCCGCCGCAGTTCCTGCCGCACGGAGTGGCTCTGGACCCCACCAAATCCTCCAGCCTGGTGGGGGCCCAGCTGGCCGCCgccagcagcctgggctgcagtaAGCCGGCGGGGTCGAGCCCGCTGGCGGGCGCGTCGCCGCCGTCGGTGATGACGGCGAGCCTGTGCCGAGACCCGTACTGCCTAAGCTACCACTGCGCCAGCCACCTGGCAGGCGCCGCCGGAGCCTCCTGTGCCCACGACCAAGCCCTCAAGTCCGGATACCCCCTCGTCTACCCCACCCACCCTTTGCACAGCGTCCACTCCTCGCTGACCGGCGCCACGCCGCCTTCGCTAGCCGGCCACCCTTTGTACCCCTACGGCTTCATGCTCCCCAAcgacccccagccccacatctgCAACTGGGTGTCGGCCAACGGACCCTGCGACAAGCGCTTTGCCACCTCGGAGGAGCTGCTTAGCCACTTGCGGACCCATACTGCCTTCCCGGGCACCGATAAACTCCTCTCCAGCTACCCCAGCTCCTCATCGCTGGCCAGCGCAGCGGCCGCAGCCATGGCTTGCCACATGCACATCCCCACGACGGGCGCCCCGGGCAGCCCGGGCACGCTGGCCTTGCGCAGCCCGCACCACGCGCTGGGACTCGGCAGCCGCTACCACCCCTACTCCAAgagccccctgcccacccccgGGGcccccgtgcccgtgcccgcTGCCACCGGACCCTACTACTCCCCTTACGCACTCTATGGGCAGAGACTCACCACAGCCTCGGCCCTGGGCTACCAGTGA